The proteins below come from a single Sorghum bicolor cultivar BTx623 chromosome 4, Sorghum_bicolor_NCBIv3, whole genome shotgun sequence genomic window:
- the LOC8072424 gene encoding transcription termination factor MTERF5, chloroplastic, which produces MACLEAPQRLELRPVTCQPRGLQLPSWRLSLPRSPSCRSCTLVSRQLPICNAQSYADDLWVPAPQSPASVPSRLLAAEREEAKAVLSLFLRQKGLRSTLAARIVNKSDGFIEHLVSKLQIAYRSRYAEGRELSTPEIRDALIPYLEALSKEHGDSLVEVVENFPDPFSMEREALSSSMPFTPTSSNKQKAIARITTATSGGALPELVRYLLDLGMDHEEIKTIVRKFPAFAYYSVDRKIKPLVELLLELGVPKSSIPGIIKKRPQLCGISMSDNLKPMMVYLENIGVNKAQWSKVITRFPALLTYSRNKVETTVSFLTELGVSKKNIGKILTRCPHLMSYSVDDNLRPTAEYFRSIGADAASLIQKSPQAFGLNVEAKLKPITEFFLAREFSIEEIGIMANRFGIIHTLSLEENLLPKYEFFLTMEYPRCELVKFPQYFGYSLDQRIKPRYARMTGCGVRLILNQMLSVSDDRFEKILEKKKTGFEKTIISD; this is translated from the exons ATGGCTTGCTTGGAGGCGCCCCAGCGCCTCGAACTCCGCCCGGTCACATGCCAGCCCCGCGGCCTGCAGCTACCGTCATGGCGGCTCAGCCTGCCGAGGTCCCCTTCATGCAG ATCTTGCACTCTTGTGTCCCGCCAGCTTCCAATTTGCAATGCACAGTCAT ATGCTGATGATTTATGGGTGCCTGCGCCTCAGAGCCCTGCATCTGTTCCGTCAAGATTGCTTGCAGCGGAAAGAGAGGAAGCAAAAGCTGTTTTGTCCCTGTTTTTGAGACAGAAAGGTTTACGAAGCACGCTAGCTGCACGGATTGTCAACAAATCAGATGGCTTCATTGAGCACCTGGTCTCGAAGCTCCAGATTGCTTACAGATCTCGATATGCTGAAG GAAGGGAGCTGAGCACACCTGAGATCAGAGATGCTCTCATTCCCTATCTAGAAGCTCTTTCTAAAGAACATGGCGATAGTTTGGTTGAGGTGGTGGAAAATTTCCCTGATCCTTTCTCTATGGAAAGGGAAGCCTTGTCTTCATCAATGCCATTTACACCCACAAGCTCAAATAAGCAAAAGGCAATTGCTCGAATAACCACAGCAACCTCAGGGGGTgcccttcctgagctagtccgCTACCTACTAGACCTCGGCATGGATCATGAGGAGATCAAGACCATCGTGCGCAAGTTCCCAGCATTTGCATACTACAGTGTGGATCGCAAGATCAAACCCCTGGTGGAGCTACTACTTGAGCTCGGGGTGCCAAAGTCCAGCATACCAGGAATCATAAAGAAAAGGCCTCAGCTGTGTGGCATCAGCATGTCAGATAATCTTAAACCGATGATGGTTTATTTGGAGAACATTGGTGTCAACAAAGCTCAGTGGAGCAAGGTGATTACCCGGTTCCCTGCACTTCTCACGTATAGTAGGAACAAGGTGGAGACAACCGTGAGCTTCCTTACTGAGCTAGGAGTTTCCAAGAAAAACATTGGCAAGATCCTGACACGATGCCCTCATCTCATGAGCTACAGCGTCGATGACAATCTCAGGCCAACTGCTGAGTACTTCCGGTCGATCGGTGCAGATGCCGCATCTCTTATTCAGAAGAGCCCACAGGCCTTCGGTCTGAATGTCGAGGCAAAGCTGAAGCCGATCACAGAATTCTTCCTGGCAAGGGAATTTAGCATCGAGGAAATTGGCATTATGGCAAACAGATTTGGAATTATTCACACACTAAGCTTGGAAGAAAACTTACTTCCGAAATATGAGTTCTTCCTGACGATGGAATACCCAAGGTGCGAGCTTGTGAAATTTCCACAGTACTTTGGGTACAGCTTGGATCAGCGGATAAAACCACGGTATGCTCGGATGACTGGCTGTGGGGTGAGGTTGATTTTGAATCAGATGCTTTCAGTCTCAGATGACAGGTTTGAGAAAATTTTAGAAAAGAAGAAGACTGGCTTTGAAAAGACAATAATTTCAGATTAG
- the LOC8072425 gene encoding pre-mRNA-splicing factor ISY1 homolog — translation MARNEEKAQSMLNRFITMKQEEKRKPRERRPYLASECRDLADAERWRSEILREIGAKVAEIQNEGLGEHRLRDLNDEINKLLRERGHWERRIVELGGRDYSRSSNAPLMTDLDGNIVAVPNPSGRGPGYRYFGAARKLPGVRELFDKPPEMRKRRTRYEIHKRINAGYYGYYDDEDGVLERLEAPAEKRMREEIVSEWHRVERVRREAMKGVVSGEVAAAGGRSGEAAREVLFEGVEEEVEEERKREEEKREREKGEEAEFVAHVPLPDEKEIERMVLERKKKELLSKYASDSLLVEQEEAKEMLNVRR, via the coding sequence ATGGCTCGCAACGAGGAGAAGGCGCAGTCAATGCTGAACCGCTTCATTACGATGAAGcaggaggagaagcgcaagccTCGGGAGCGCCGGCCCTACCTCGCCTCCGAGTGCCGCGACCTCGCCGACGCCGAGCGCTGGCGCTCTGAGATCCTCCGCGAGATCGGCGCCAAGGTCGCCGAGATCCAGAACGAGGGTCTCGGCGAGCACCGCCTCCGCGACCTCAACGACGAGATCAACAAGCTCCTCCGCGAGCGCGGCCACTGGGAGCGCCGCATCGTCGAGCTCGGCGGCCGCGACTACTCCCGCAGCTCCAACGCGCCGCTTATGACAGACCTCGACGGCAACATAGTCGCCGTCCCCAACCCTTCGGGCCGCGGACCGGGGTACCGCTACTTTGGCGCGGCCAGGAAGCTCCCTGGCGTGCGGGAGCTCTTCGACAAGCCGCCCGAGATGCGGAAGCGCCGAACCCGCTACGAGATCCACAAGCGCATCAACGCTGGGTACTATGGATACTACGACGACGAGGACGGCGTGCTAGAGCGCCTTGAGGCCCCCGCTGAGAAGCGCATGCGGGAGGAGATCGTTTCAGAGTGGCACCGTGTGGAGCGGGTGCGGCGGGAGGCCATGAAGGGGGTGGTGAGCGGTGAGGTGgctgcggctggagggcgcAGCGGGGAGGCTGCTAGAGAGGTGCTGTTTGAgggggtggaggaggaggtcgaaGAGGAGAGGAAGCGTGAGGAAgagaagagggagagggagaaagGGGAGGAGGCCGAATTTGTTGCACATGTGCCGCTACCTGATGAAAAGGAAATTGAGCGCATGGTCttagagaggaagaagaaggagctGCTTAGCAAGTATGCCAGCGATTCCCTGCTGGTTGAGCAGGAGGAGGCCAAGGAGATGCTCAATGTCCGACGCTAG